The Odocoileus virginianus isolate 20LAN1187 ecotype Illinois chromosome 12, Ovbor_1.2, whole genome shotgun sequence genome has a segment encoding these proteins:
- the C12H22orf39 gene encoding synaptic plasticity regulator PANTS, translating into MAEGEGWRPPRPCEAYRAEWELCRSAGHFLRHYYVHGERPACGQWRRDLASCREWEERRSAEAQRSLCESERARVRAARKHGLVWVPRQSPPEDWHLPLPEDKDG; encoded by the exons ATGGCGGAAGGTGAAGGCTGGCGG CCGCCGCGCCCGTGCGAGGCCTACCGCGCCGAGTGGGAGCTCTGCCGCAGCGCGGGGCACTTCCTGCGCCACTACTACGTCCACGGCGAGCGGCCGGCGTGCGGGCAGTGGCGGCGCGACCTGGCCAGCTGCCGCGAGTGGGAGGAGCGCCGCAGCGCCGAAGCCCAG CGCTCCCTGTGTGAGAGTGAGCGGGCCAGAGTTCGGGCTGCACGGAAGCACGGCCTGGTGTGGGTGCCCAGGCAGAGCCCCCCAGAAGACTGGCACCTCCCTCTGCCCGAGGACAAGGATGGGTGA
- the MRPL40 gene encoding large ribosomal subunit protein mL40 — translation MAAAALGAAWRALRPASGLLGARPTQTRDARRRASLLSFWGLVPMRAEPLRKKKKVDPKKDQAAKERLKKRIRRLEKATQELIPIEDFITPVKFLNQARQRPPVELPFEESERRALLLKKWSLYKQREHELERAAIASLLEAQQEALQELELTAPELHAEAIKRDPSLFPFERHGPDYTPPIANYQPPEGRYQDVTKVYTQVELKR, via the exons ATGGCGGCCGCGGCGCTGGGGGCGGCTTGGCGCGCGCTGCGCCCCGCGAGCGG GCTCCTGGGGGCGCGGCCTACACAGACGAGGGACGCACGGCGGCGGGCCTCCCTGCTGTCCTTCTGGGGCCTCGTGCCCATGAG AGCAGAGCCTCTGCGGAAGAAGAAGAAGGTGGACCCCAAGAAAGACCAGGCGGCGAAGGAGCGCTTAAAAAAGAGGATCCGGCGACTGGAGAAGGCGACACAGGAGCTGATTCCCATTGAGGATTTTATCACCCCGGTCAAGTTCTTGAATCAAGCGAG GCAGCGGCCGCCAGTGGAGCTCCCCTTTGAGGAGAGTGAGCGGAGAGCCCTGCTGCTCAAGAAGTGGTCGCTGTACAAGCAGCGTGAGCATGAGCTGGAGAGGGCCGCCATCGCGTCCCTGCTGGAGGCCCAGCAGGAAGCTCTGCAGGAGCTGGAGCTCACGGCCCCGGAGCTCCACGCCGAGGCCATCAAGCGGGACCCCAGCCTGTTTCCTTTCGAGAGGCACGGGCCAGACTACACGCCGCCCATCGCCAACTACCAGCCCCCGGAAGGCAGGTACCAGGACGTCACCAAGGTGTACACACAGGTGGAGCTCAAGAGGTAG